One Ricinus communis isolate WT05 ecotype wild-type chromosome 1, ASM1957865v1, whole genome shotgun sequence DNA window includes the following coding sequences:
- the LOC8270648 gene encoding LOB domain-containing protein 18, producing the protein MSASANPSCSGGSGGVGGGGSSSSGGPCGACKFLRRKCVPGCIFAPYFDSEQGAAHFAAVHKVFGASNVSKLLLHIPVHKRLDAVVTICYEAQARLRDPVYGCVAHIFALQQQVVNLQAELSYLQAHLATLELPSPPPPPPPQSLVPPPPLSIADLPSASSVPATYDLSSLFDPMTQPSPSWAMQQRQMDPRQFGGGSSLGSSSATIGGCGGGDLHSLARELLHRHASPPRGSVPCSGTLSSPSISK; encoded by the exons ATGAGTGCATCAGCAAATCCTAGCTGTAGCGGTGGCAGTGGCGGAGTCGGTGGTGGTGGGAGCAGTAGTAGTGGTGGACCATGTGGCGCGTGCAAATTCTTGAGGAGGAAGTGTGTGCCAGGATGTATATTTGCTCCTTATTTTGACTCAGAGCAAGGTGCTGCCCATTTCGCAGCGGTGCATAAGGTTTTTGGTGCAAGTAATGTTTCTAAACTTCTTTTACATATTCCAGTCCATAAACGGCTCGATGCCGTGGTCACAATTTGCTACGAAGCTCAAGCACGTCTAAGAGATCCAGTCTATGGCTGTGTTGCTCACATCTTTGCTCTTCAACAGCAG GTAGTGAATTTACAGGCAGAGCTCTCATACTTGCAAGCCCACCTAGCAACATTAGAGCTACCATCACCGCCTCCGCCGCCACCCCCGCAAAGTTTAGTTCCCCCACCTCCCCTCTCAATAGCTGACCTCCCATCAGCCTCTTCCGTGCCTGCTACTTATGATTTATCGTCACTTTTTGATCCCATGACACAACCTTCGCCCTCATGGGCCATGCAGCAGCGGCAAATGGATCCTCGTCAGTTTGGAGGAGGCAGCAGCCTTGGATCATCTTCAGCAACCATCGGTGGTTGTGGTGGTGGAGATCTTCATTCGTTGGCACGTGAACTCCTTCATAGACATGCATCTCCGCCGCGAGGTTCTGTGCCATGCAGTGGTACTCTATCATCACCTTCTATTTCTAAATGA
- the LOC8270649 gene encoding pentatricopeptide repeat-containing protein At1g01970 isoform X2, with protein MESPLPPSSFFFFFFMYAYFPLNSIPFTCILVNQNASLSDLLSSWVRIMKPRRTDWLSVLKQLKNMEHPLYLEVAKHALVEESFEANVRDYTKVIYCYGKQTQLQDAETTLLDMKKRGFVVDQVTLTTMIDMYSKAGNFNQAEETFEELKLLAHPLDKRAYGSMIMAYIRAGMPDKGEVLLREMDAQEIYAGTEVYKALLRAYSMVGDADGAQRVFDAIQFAAIPPDVKVCGLLINAYLVAGQSRKALVAFENMRKAGIQANDKCLALVLAAYEKENNLSEALSLLLVLENEGIMVGKEASEILAKWFRRLGVVKEVELVLKEYVSKEASCRISEK; from the exons ATGGAATCGCCTCTCCCTCCttcctcctttttttttttttttttcatgtaCGCGTATTTCCCTTTGAATTCAATTCCATTCACATGTATTCTTGTTAACCAG AATGCTAGTCTATCAGATTTGTTGAGTTCTTGGGTTAGGATTATGAAGCCTAGGAGAACTGATTGGCTTTCGGTCCTTAAACAATTGAAGAATATGGAGCATCCTCTTTATCTTGAG GTGGCCAAACATGCCCTGGTTGAAGAATCTTTTGAGGCCAATGTTCGTGACTACACAAAAGTCATTTATTGTTATGGGAAGCAAACCCAGCTTCAAGATGCTGAAACCACTCTCTTAGATATGAAGAAAAGAGGGTTCGTAGTCGATCAGGTAACCTTAACTACCATGATTGACATGTACAGCAAGGCTGGGAATTTTAATCAGGCTGAAGAAACTTTTGAAGAGCTCAAGCTGCTTGCCCACCCATTGGATAAAAGAGCATATGGTTCAATGATCATGGCCTACATCAGAGCTGGAATGCCTGATAAAGGAGAGGTTTTACTTAGAGAAATGGACGCCCAAGAAATTTATGCAGGAACTGAAGTTTACAAGGCATTGTTAAGAGCATATTCCATGGTTGGTGATGCTGATGGAGCTCAGAGAGTGTTTGATGCAATTCAGTTTGCAGCTATTCCTCCAGATGTCAAGGTGTGTGGACTCCTTATAAATGCTTACCTAGTGGCAGGACAAAGTCGTAAGGCACTTGTTGCATTTGAGAATATGAGGAAGGCTGGTATTCAAGCTAATGATAAATGTTTAGCCTTGGTATTGGCTGCCTATGAGAAGGAAAACAACCTCAGCGAGGCCCTGAGCTTACTGCTCGTTTTGGAGAATGAGGGGATCATGGTTGGAAAAGAAGCTTCAGAAATACTAGCCAAGTGGTTTAGAAGATTGGGAGTGGTGAAAGAAGTTGAGCTGGTCTTGAAAGAATATGTTTCAAAGGAAGCCAGCTGCCGGatttctgaaaaataa
- the LOC8270652 gene encoding AT-hook motif nuclear-localized protein 22 — MDPVAAHGRPLPPPFHTRDLHLHPHHQFQHHHHQQQQQQNSEDEQTGNGSINRGQKREHDEITTPEGKELVPTTGGGDGEMTRRPRGRPAGSKNKPKPPIIITRDSANALRSHVMEIANGSDIMESVSTFARRRQRGVCILSGTGTVTNVTLRQPASPGAVVTLHGRFEILSLSGSFLPPPAPPAASGLTIYLAGGQGQVVGGSVVGPLLASGPVVIMAASFGNAAYERLPLEEDDGQVPVPGSGPLDSPGVVGQTQPQQLMQDPNPPLFQGLPPNLLNSVQLPAEAYWGAARPPF; from the coding sequence ATGGATCCAGTAGCAGCACATGGGCGTCCACTTCCGCCTCCTTTCCATACAAGAGATCTTCATTTACATCCGCACCATCAATTTCAACATCACCACCACCAACAACAACAGCAACAAAACTCCGAAGATGAACAAACAGGTAACGGTAGCATAAACCGTGGTCAAAAGCGAGAACACGATGAGATCACAACTCCAGAAGGCAAAGAATTAGTCCCAACAACTGGTGGTGGAGATGGAGAGATGACAAGAAGGCCTAGAGGAAGACCTGCCGGGTCAAAGAACAAGCCCAAACCACCTATCATAATCACAAGAGATAGCGCAAATGCCCTTCGATCTCATGTAATGGAAATCGCAAATGGTAGCGATATTATGGAAAGCGTATCGACTTTTGCAAGAAGAAGGCAAAGAGGAGTTTGCATTTTAAGTGGAACTGGTACTGTAACTAATGTTACTCTTAGACAACCAGCTTCACCTGGAGCAGTTGTTACTTTACATGGAAGATTTGAGATTTTATCGCTGTCAGGGTCGTTCTTGCCACCTCCAGCACCACCGGCTGCATCTGGATTGACTATATATTTAGCGGGTGGTCAAGGCCAAGTAGTTGGAGGCAGCGTTGTGGGTCCTCTTTTAGCATCCGGTCCGGTGGTGATTATGGCAGCTTCTTTTGGTAATGCGGCTTATGAAAGGTTGCCTTTGGAGGAGGATGATGGACAAGTGCCGGTGCCTGGAAGTGGGCCTTTAGACTCGCCTGGAGTTGTGGGACAAACGCAGCCGCAGCAACTAATGCAAGATCCAAACCCACCTCTATTCCAAGGATTGCCTCCTAATCTACTTAATTCAGTTCAACTTCCAGCTGAGGCTTATTGGGGCGCAGCTCGCCCTCCTTTTTAG
- the LOC8270649 gene encoding pentatricopeptide repeat-containing protein At1g01970 isoform X1, with translation MAICARNIPPLSLCPPYRETTKPNYVPVMSSLLSTKAVIFGICKSQIQLPVLATANVDESGTVEVKQDKPRFKWAEIGPNITKSQQQAISELPPKMTNRCKALVTQIICSSYLLQNASLSDLLSSWVRIMKPRRTDWLSVLKQLKNMEHPLYLEVAKHALVEESFEANVRDYTKVIYCYGKQTQLQDAETTLLDMKKRGFVVDQVTLTTMIDMYSKAGNFNQAEETFEELKLLAHPLDKRAYGSMIMAYIRAGMPDKGEVLLREMDAQEIYAGTEVYKALLRAYSMVGDADGAQRVFDAIQFAAIPPDVKVCGLLINAYLVAGQSRKALVAFENMRKAGIQANDKCLALVLAAYEKENNLSEALSLLLVLENEGIMVGKEASEILAKWFRRLGVVKEVELVLKEYVSKEASCRISEK, from the exons ATGGCAATTTGTGCCCGAAACATTCCCCCACTTTCCCTTTGCCCACCATACAGAGAAACCACAAAACCCAATTATGTTCCAGTTATGAGTAGTTTGTTATCCACAAAAGCTGTAATTTTTGGTATTTGTAAATCCCAGATTCAACTACCTGTATTAGCTACAGCTAATGTAGACGAAAGCGGAACAGTAGAAGTAAAACAAGATAAGCCAAGGTTTAAGTGGGCTGAGATTGGCCCTAATATTACAAAATCACAACAACAGGCTATATCTGAACTCCCACCAAAGATGACTAATAGATGTAAGGCACTTGTGACGCAGATAATTTGTTCTTCTTATCTACTGCAGAATGCTAGTCTATCAGATTTGTTGAGTTCTTGGGTTAGGATTATGAAGCCTAGGAGAACTGATTGGCTTTCGGTCCTTAAACAATTGAAGAATATGGAGCATCCTCTTTATCTTGAG GTGGCCAAACATGCCCTGGTTGAAGAATCTTTTGAGGCCAATGTTCGTGACTACACAAAAGTCATTTATTGTTATGGGAAGCAAACCCAGCTTCAAGATGCTGAAACCACTCTCTTAGATATGAAGAAAAGAGGGTTCGTAGTCGATCAGGTAACCTTAACTACCATGATTGACATGTACAGCAAGGCTGGGAATTTTAATCAGGCTGAAGAAACTTTTGAAGAGCTCAAGCTGCTTGCCCACCCATTGGATAAAAGAGCATATGGTTCAATGATCATGGCCTACATCAGAGCTGGAATGCCTGATAAAGGAGAGGTTTTACTTAGAGAAATGGACGCCCAAGAAATTTATGCAGGAACTGAAGTTTACAAGGCATTGTTAAGAGCATATTCCATGGTTGGTGATGCTGATGGAGCTCAGAGAGTGTTTGATGCAATTCAGTTTGCAGCTATTCCTCCAGATGTCAAGGTGTGTGGACTCCTTATAAATGCTTACCTAGTGGCAGGACAAAGTCGTAAGGCACTTGTTGCATTTGAGAATATGAGGAAGGCTGGTATTCAAGCTAATGATAAATGTTTAGCCTTGGTATTGGCTGCCTATGAGAAGGAAAACAACCTCAGCGAGGCCCTGAGCTTACTGCTCGTTTTGGAGAATGAGGGGATCATGGTTGGAAAAGAAGCTTCAGAAATACTAGCCAAGTGGTTTAGAAGATTGGGAGTGGTGAAAGAAGTTGAGCTGGTCTTGAAAGAATATGTTTCAAAGGAAGCCAGCTGCCGGatttctgaaaaataa
- the LOC8270651 gene encoding probable calcium-binding protein CML18 yields MDCFRTCLIPLQRRAKTFLKAMDNANKSKKNEGKRLSSTFELLTPSFAAMEVHNQFKQVFKLIDANGDGKISSCELSELLLCLGFDKSKATSEAEGMVREMDCNGDGFVDMDEFIYTLNDDGKLRGVGGDNKKDYLMDAFLIFDADKNGLISAEELKKVLTNLGCDNCSLKKCRRMIKGVDKDGDGSVNFEEFRSMMTNTSRLANTMK; encoded by the coding sequence ATGGATTGTTTCAGAACTTGCCTGATCCCTCTCCAAAGAAGAGCCAAAACCTTTCTGAAAGCCATGGACAACGCCAACAAATCCAAGAAAAATGAAGGCAAGAGATTGTCTTCCacttttgagttgttaactccgTCTTTTGCAGCCATGGAAGTTCACAATCAGTTCAAACAAGTTTTCAAGCTTATCGACGCGAATGGGGATGGGAAGATATCATCCTGTGAGCTCAGTGAATTGCTTCTTTGTCTTGGCTTTGATAAATCAAAAGCCACTTCGGAAGCTGAAGGAATGGTGAGAGAAATGGATTGTAACGGAGATGGATTTGTAGACATGGACGAGTTTATCTATACTTTGAACGATGACGGGAAACTTCGTGGGGTTGGTGGGGATAACAAGAAAGATTATCTCATGGATgcatttctaatttttgatGCTGATAAGAATGGATTAATCTCCGCGGAAGAGTTGAAGAAGGTTCTAACTAACCTTGGATGTGATAACTGCAGCCTCAAAAAATGCAGGCGTATGATAAAAGGGGTTGATAAAGATGGCGATGGCTCTGTGAATTTTGAAGAATTTCGATCAATGATGACAAATACTTCAAGATTAGCCAATACCATGAAGTAA
- the LOC8289168 gene encoding brefeldin A-inhibited guanine nucleotide-exchange protein 2 — protein MASSEADSRLNQVVAPALEKIIKNASWRKHSKLAHECKSVLEKLTSPQKQHSPDSDPDASIPGPLHDGGPIEYSLAESESVLSPLINACGTGFLKIVDPAVDCIQKLIAHGYLRGEADPTGGSPEAQLLSKLIESVCKCYDIGDDAIELSVLKTLLSAVTSISLRIHSDCLLQIVRTCYDIYLGSKNVVNQTTAKASLIQMLVIVFRRMEADSSTVPIQPIVVAELMEPVEKSDADGSMTMFVQGFITKIMQDIDVVLSTGGTPSKVSVGAHDGAFETTATVETTNPADLLDSTDKDMLDAKYWEISMYKTALEGRKGELADGEVERDDDLEVQIGNKLRRDAFLVFRALCKLSMKTPPKEASADPQLMRGKIVALELLKILLENAGAVFRTSDRFLGAIKQYLCLSLLKNSASSLMIVFQLSCSIFISLVSRFRAGLKAEIGVFFPMIVLRVLENVAQPNFQQKMIVLRFLEKLCVDSQILVDIFINYDCDVNSSNIFERMVNGLLKTAQGVPPGTTTTLLPPQEATMKLEAMKCLVAILKSMGDWMNKQLRIPDVHSTKKLDVADNIPEPGCLAMANGNGDEPVEGSDSHSEASTEASDVSTIEQRRAYKLELQEGISLFNRKPKKGIEFLINANKVGNSPEEIAAFLKNASGLNKTLIGDYLGEREDLSLKVMHAYVDSFDFQGMEFDEAIRVFLQGFRLPGEAQKIDRIMEKFAERYCKCNPKVFTSADTAYVLAYSVIMLNTDAHNPMVKNKMSADDFIRNNRGIDDGKDLPEEYLRSLFERISRNEIKMKEDDLALQQKQSMNSNKILGLDGILNIVIRKRGEDRMETSEDLIKHMQEQFKEKARKSESVYYAATDVVILRFMIEVCWAPMLAAFSVPLDQSDDEVVLALCLEGFRCAIHVTAVMSMKTHRDAFVTSLAKFTSLHSPADIKQKNIDAIKAIVTIADEDGNYLQEAWEHILTCVSRFEHLHLLGEGAPPDATFFAFPQNESDKSKQSKSTILPVLKKKGPGRMQYAAAAVMRGSYDSAGIGGGASGAVTSEQMNNLVSNLNMLEQVGSSEMNRIFTRSQKLNSEAIIDFVKALCKVSMEELRSASDPRVFSLTKIVEIAHYNMNRIRLVWSSIWHVLSDFFVNIGCSENLSIAIFAMDSLRQLSMKFLEREELANYNFQNEFMKPFVIVMRKSSAVEIRELIIRCVSQMVLSRVNNVKSGWKSMFMVFTTAAYDDHKNIVLLAFEIMEKIIRDYFPYITETETTTFTDCVNCLIAFTNSRFNKDISLNAIAFLRFCATKLAEGDLGSSSRNKDKEATGKIPPSSPQAGKEGKHDNGEIGDKEDHLYFWFPLLAGLSELSFDPRPEIRKSALQVLFDTLRNHGHLFSLPLWERVFESVLFPIFDYVRHAIDPTGGDSPGQGIDSDDAGELDQDAWLYETCTLALQLVVDLFVKFYSTVNPLLRKVLMLLVSFIRRPHQSLAGIGIAAFVRLMSNAGDLFSEEKWLEVVLSLKEAANATLPDFSYIATGVSTVGSHKAIIGQNNGESTGSGTPDDDPERLMTRRLYISLSDAKCRAAVQLLLIQAVMEIYNMYRPHLSAKNTLVLFDALHDVASHAHKINTDTTLRARLQEFGSMTQMQDPPLLRLENESYQICLTFLQNLTLDRPPGFDEVEVESYLVNLCGEVLEFYIETSRSGQISQLSSSAQSQWLIPVGSGKRRELAARAPLIVATLQAICSLGDASFEKNLSHFFPLLSGLISCEHGSNEVQVALSDMLSSTVGPVLLRSC, from the exons ATGGCTTCTTCGGAAGCCGATTCCCGCTTAAACCAAGTGGTAGCCCCTGCCCtagaaaaaatcataaaaaatgcaTCCTGGCGTAAACACTCTAAACTCGCTCATGAATGCAAATCCGTACTCGAGAAACTCACTTCTCCACAGAAGCAGCACTCACCAGATTCCGACCCTGACGCATCGATCCCTGGCCCACTCCACGACGGCGGGCCCATCGAATACTCTCTCGCCGAATCTGAATCAGTTCTCAGTCCTCTAATCAACGCTTGCGGAACCGGCTTTCTCAAGATCGTTGATCCCGCTGTTGATTGTATCCAGAAATTAATCGCTCACGGTTACTTACGTGGCGAGGCGGACCCCACCGGAGGCAGCCCCGAGGCGCagttattatcaaaattaatcgAATCCGTTTGTAAATGTTACGATATTGGCGATGATGCAATTGAGCTATCGGTTCTTAAAACGCTATTATCAGCGGTTACATCGATATCCTTAAGAATACACAGTGATTGCTTGTTGCAAATTGTAAGGACttgttatgatatatatttaggaAGCAAAAATGTAGTGAATCAAACGACGGCAAAAGCATCGTTGATCCAAATGCTGGTGATTGTTTTTAGGAGAATGGAGGCTGATTCATCAACGGTTCCGATTCAACCGATTGTAGTAGCTGAATTAATGGAACCAGTTGAGAAATCAGATGCAGATGGTTCAATGACAATGTTTGTTCAAggttttataactaaaattatgcAAGATATTGATGTAGTTTTGAGTACGGGTGGCACGCCGAGTAAGGTCTCAGTAGGAGCGCACGATGGGGCTTTTGAAACTACTGCAACAGTTGAGACTACTAATCCAGCTGATTTGTTGGATTCAACAGATAAGGATATGTTGGATGCTAAGTATTGGGAGATTAGCATGTATAAGACTGCTTTAGAGGGAAGAAAAGGGGAGTTGGCTGATGGAGAAGTGGAGAGAGATGATGATTTAGAGGTTCAGATTGGCAATAAATTGCGAAGAGATGCATTTTTAGTGTTTAGAGCTCTTTGTAAGTTGTCTATGAAAACGCCTCCTAAAGAGGCATCCGCAGATCCTCAGTTGATGAGAGGGAAGATAGTGGCTCTAGAGTTGTTGAAGATTTTGTTGGAGAATGCCGGGGCTGTTTTTAGAACTAGTGACAg GTTCTTAGGTGCTATTAAGCAATACTTATGTTTGTCATTGTTGAAGAACAGCGCTTCTAGTCTTATGATTGTATTCCAACTCTCCTGCTCCATTTTCATAAGTCTAGTTTCAAGGTTTAGAGCTGGACTGAAAGCAGAGATTGGAGTATTTTTTCCCATGATTGTTCTCAGAGTTTTAGAAAATGTTGCTCAACCTAACTTTCAACAGAAGATGATAGTGCTTCGGTTTTTAGAAAAGCTGTGTGTTGATTCTCAGATATTGGTGGACATCTTCATTAACTATGATTGTGATGtcaattcatcaaatatatttgAGAG AATGGTCAATGGACTTCTTAAAACTGCTCAAGGTGTCCCCCCTGGTACAACCACTACACTTTTGCCACCACAGGAGGCGACCATGAAACTTGAAGCTATGAAGTGCTTGGTGGCcattttgaaatcaatggGAGACTGGATGAACAAACAGTTACGCATTCCAGATGTCCATTCTACCAAGAAACTTGATGTAGCGGACAACATTCCTGAACCTGGATGTCTTGCCATGGCAAATGGGAATGGGGATGAGCCGGTTGAAGGATCAGATTCTCATTCTGAAGCCTCCACTGAAGCTTCTGATGTTTCAACTATCGAGCAACGCCGTGCTTATAAGCTGGAACTTCAG GAAGGTATATCTCTTTTTAACCGGAAACCTAAAAAGGGCATTGAATTTCTTATCAATGCAAATAAAGTGGGAAATTCACCAGAGGAGATAGCAGCTTTTCTTAAAAATGCGTCTGGTTTGAACAAGACCCTTATTGGTGATTATCTAGGAGAAAGGGAGGACTTATCACTGAAAGTAATGCATGCCTATGTAGATTCTTTTGACTTTCAAGGCATGGAGTTTGATGAGGCTATCAGGGTCTTCCTACAGGGCTTCAGGTTACCTGGTGAGGCACAGAAGATTGATCGCATCATGGAAAAGTTTGCGGAGCGTTACTGCAAATGCAATCCGAAAGTTTTTACTAGTGCTGACACGGCCTATGTGCTTGCTTACTCTGTGATCATGCTCAACACTGATGCTCACAATCCCATGGTGAAAAACAAG ATGTCAGCTGATGATTTTATAAGGAACAATCGCGGCATTGATGATGGTAAAGATCTACCTGAAGAGTATTTGAGGTCTTTGTTTGAACGCATATCAAGAAATGAGatcaaaatgaaagaagatGATTTAGCTCTCCAGCAAAAACAATCTATGAACTCGAACAAAATTTTGGGCTTGGATGGTATTCTGAACATTGTGATTCGCAAACGGGGTGAGGATAGGATGGAAACCAGTGAAGATCTTATTAAGCATATGCAAGAACAATTTAAGGAAAAAGCTCGCAAATCTGA GTCAGTTTATTATGCAGCAACAGATGTGGTGATACTTCGCTTCATGATTGAGGTATGCTGGGCTCCAATGTTGGCTGCATTCAGTGTGCCTCTTGACCAAAGCGATGATGAAGTGGTATTAGCTTTGTGTCTTGAAGGTTTCCGTTGTGCCATCCATGTTACTGCTGTAATGTCAATGAAGACTCATAGAGATGCTTTTGTTACCTCCTTAGCAAAGTTTACTTCCCTCCACTCTCCTGCTGATATCAAGCAGAAGAACATCGATGCTATTAAG GCAATAGTTACAATTGCCGATGAGGATGGGAATTATTTGCAAGAGGCTTGGGAGcatattttgacatgtgtctCACGCTTTGAACATCTGCATCTATTGGGCGAGGGTGCTCCTCCAGATGCTACGTTTTTTGCTTTTCCTCAAAATGAGTCAGACAAGTCAAAACAAAGTAAATCAACTATCCTCCCCGTTTTGAAAAAAAAGGGACCTGGGAGGATGCAGTATGCAGCTGCTGCTGTGATGAGAGGTTCATATGATAGTGCTGGTATTGGAGGTGGTGCTTCTGGGGCAGTCACATCTGAACAAATGAACAATTTGGTCTCTAATTTAAACATGTTGGAACAAGTTGGGAGCTCTGAAATGAACCGCATATTCACACGTAGCCAAAAACTGAACAGTGAGGCAATAATTGACTTTGTTAAGGCTCTTTGCAAGGTCTCTATGGAGGAATTGCGATCTGCATCTGATCCACGCGTGTTTAGCCTTACGAAGATTGTTGAGATTGC GCACTATAACATGAACCGCATCAGGCTCGTGTGGTCAAGCATCTGGCATGTGCTCTCTGATTTCTTTGTAAACATTGGCTGTTCTGAAAACCTTTCAATTGCAATTTTTGCCATGGATTCTTTACGCCAATTATCAATGAAATTCTTAGAGCGAGAGGAATTGgctaattataattttcagaATGAGTTCATGAAACCTTTTGTCATCGTTATGCGTAAGAGCAGTGCTGTTGAAATCAGAGAATTGATCATCAGATGTGTTTCGCAAATGGTTTTATCTCGTGTTAACAATGTTAAGTCAGGGTGGAAGAGCATGTTCATG GTCTTTACTACAGCAGCTTATGATGACCATAAAAATATTGTGCTCTTGGCCTTTGAAATAATGGAGAAGATTATTCGAGACTACTTCCCATATATCACTGAGACTGAAACAACCACATTTACAGATTGTGTAAATTGCCTAATTGCATTCACCAATAGTCGATTCAACAAAGACATAAGCCTCAATGCTATAGCTTTTCTTCGGTTCTGTGCTACAAAACTTGCAGAAGGAGATTTGGGGTCATCATCAAGGAATAAGGATAAGGAAGCCACTGGAAAAATTCCTCCATCTTCACCTCAAGCTGGAAAGGAAGGAAAACATGATAATGGGGAGATCGGTGATAAAGAAGATCATCTTTATTTCTGGTTTCCTTTGTTGGCAG GTTTATCAGAACTGAGCTTTGATCCTAGACCTGAAATCAGGAAGAGTGCCTTACAAGTGTTGTTTGATACTTTGCGCAACCATGGCCACCTCTTTTCTCTACCTCTATGGGAACGAGTCTTCGAGTCTGTCCTGTTTCCAATTTTTGACTATGTACGGCATGCTATCGATCCTACTGGGGGTGACTCTCCCGGGCAGGGTATAGATAGTGATGATGCTGGTGAACTGGATCAAGATGCATGGCTTTATGAAACATGCACATTGGCCCTCCAACTGGTTGTGGATCTCTTTGTAAAATTCTATAGCACTGTTAATCCACTTTTGAGGAAGGTTCTGATGCTTCTGGTTAGCTTTATTAGGCGCCCACACCAAAGCCTTGCAGGCATTGGTATTGCTGCATTTGTCCGTTTGATGAGCAATGCTGGTGATCTGTTTTCAGAGGAGAAATGGCTGGAAGTGGTTTTGTCCTTAAAGGAGGCAGCCAATGCAACACTTCctgatttttcttatattgctACTGGAGTGTCCACAGTAGGAAGCCACAAAGCTATCATCGGACAAAATAATGGAGAGTCTACTGGATCTGGCACGCCTGATGATGATCCAGAGAGACTGATGACCCGTCGTCTCTATATTTCTTTATCTGATGCAAAATGCAGAGCTGCTGTTCAACTTTTGTTGATTcag GCAGTGATGGAAATATACAACATGTATCGGCCTCATCTTTCAGCAAAAAATACCTTAGTCCTTTTTGATGCTTTACATGATGTAGCATCTCATGCTCACAAGATCAATACTGATACCACGTTGCGCGCAAGGCTACAAGAGTTTGGCTCCATGACTCAAATGCAAGATCCCCCACTATTACGTTTGGAGAACGAGTCTTATCAAATTTGCCTCACATTCTTGCAAAATCTTACACTGGACAGGCCTCCAGGTTTTGATGAGGTTGAAGTGGAATCTTATCTTGTCAACCTTTGCGGCGAGGtgttagaattttatattgaaaCTTCCCGTTCTGGACAGATATCTCAATTGTCTTCCAGTGCACAATCCCAATGGCTAATTCCTGTAGGCTCTGGCAAACGGAGGGAATTGGCTGCACGAGCACCTCTTATAGTTGCAACTCTCCAGGCTATCTGCAGTTTGGGAGATGCTTCATTTGAAAAGAACTTGAGTCATTTCTTCCCCCTTCTTTCAGGCTTGATAAGCTGTGAACACGGATCAAATGAGGTTCAAGTAGCTCTCAGTGATATGCTCAGCTCAACAGTGGGTCCTGTTTTGCTCAGGTCTTGTTGA